The sequence below is a genomic window from Betaproteobacteria bacterium.
ACCGCGGCGCCAGCGTGGCCCTGCTCGAAAGCCTGTGCGACACGATGCTGCACGGTTCGCTGTGCGCGCTCGGCGGGATGACGCCGTTTCCCGTGCTGAGCGCGCTCAGACACTTTCCCGAAGACTTCGGCCTGGCTCGCGCGGGGCTCGCCGCCGCTGCCGCCGCCTGACCCTCACCGCAGAGGACGAGACAGATGACGACTGCAAGCATCCGACCCGAGGATTTCGGCACGCCGGCGCGCGTTTCGGAGCGCATGGTGGACCTGGAAGTCGACGGCATCCCGGTGAGCGTTCCGGAGGGCACGTCGGTGATCCGCGCTGCCGCCGAGGCGGGCGTGGCTATCCCGAAGCTCTGCGCGACCGACAGCCTGGAGCCCTTCGGTTCCTGCCGCCTGTGCCTGGTCGAGATCGAGGGCCGCAGGGGTTATCCGGCGTCCTGCACCACGACGGTCGCCAGCGGCATGGTGGTGCGGACGCAGACGGAGAAGCTCGGGCAGATCCGGCGCGGCGTGATGGAGCTTTACATCTCCGATCATCCACTCGATTGCCTCACCTGCTCCGCCAACGGCAACTGCGAGCTGCAGGACGCGGCCGGTGCCGTGGGGCTGCGCGAGGTGCGTTACGGCTATGGCGGCGAGAATCATCTCGATGCACCGACCGACGCGTCGAACCCGTATTTCAGCTTCGATGCGTCGAAGTGCATCGTCTGCTCGCGCTGCGTGCGCGCCTGCGAAGAGACGCAGGGGACGTTCGCGCTGACGATCCAGGGCCGGGGTTTCGACTCGAAGGTCTCCCCCGGCATGAACGAGAGCTTCATGGGCTCGGAGTGCGTGAGTTGCGGCGCCTGCGTGCAGGCGTGCCCGACCGCTACCCTGATGGAGAAGTCCGTCATCGAACTCGGACAGCCGGCGCGCAGCGTGGTCACGACCTGCGCGTACTGCGGCGTCGGTTGTTCGTTCCGCGCCGAGATGCGGGGGTCGGAACTGATCCGCATGGTGCCCAACAAGGACGGACACGCAAATCACGGCCACTCCTGCGTCAAGGGGCGTTTCGCCTTCGGCTATGCGACGCACGCGGACCGCATCACGACGCCGATGATCCGCGAGAAGATCGGCGATCCGTGGCGCAAGGTTTCCTGGGAAGAAGCGATTGCCCACGCTGCAAGCGAGTTCAAGCGCATCCAGGCGAAGCACGGACGCGGCGCGGTGGGCGGCATCACGTCGTCGCGCTGCACGAACGAGGAGACCTATCTCGTGCAGAAGCTGGTGCGTGCCGCGTTCGGCAACAACAACGTCGACACCTGCGCCCGTGTCTGCCATTCGCCGACCGGCTACGGCCTCAAGGCAACGCTCGGCGAATCCGCCGGCACGCAGGATTTCGACTCGGTCATGCAGGCGGACGTGGTGCTCGTGATCGGGGCCAACCCGACCGATGGCCATCCGGTGTTCGCATCGCGTCTGAAGAGCCGCCTGCGTGCCGGCGCGAAGCTCATCGTCGTCGATCCGCGCACCATCGACCTCGTGCGCTCGCCGCACGTGGCTGCGGCCCATCATCTCAAGCTGCGTCCGGGGACGAACGTCGCCGTAATCAACGCCCTCGCGCATACGATCGTGACCGAAGGGCTGGCGAACGAGAGCTTCGTCGCCGAGCGCTGCGAGGCGCAGGCCTACGCCAAGTGGAAGGCGTTCATCGCCGCCGAGCGCAATTCACCGGAGGCGCTGGAAGCCGAGACCGGTGTGCCGGCGGCGGAGGTGCGTGGGGCCGCACGGCTGTACGCCACCGGCGGCAATGCCGCGATCTACTACGGCCTCGGCGTAACCGAGC
It includes:
- the fdhF gene encoding formate dehydrogenase subunit alpha; this encodes MTTASIRPEDFGTPARVSERMVDLEVDGIPVSVPEGTSVIRAAAEAGVAIPKLCATDSLEPFGSCRLCLVEIEGRRGYPASCTTTVASGMVVRTQTEKLGQIRRGVMELYISDHPLDCLTCSANGNCELQDAAGAVGLREVRYGYGGENHLDAPTDASNPYFSFDASKCIVCSRCVRACEETQGTFALTIQGRGFDSKVSPGMNESFMGSECVSCGACVQACPTATLMEKSVIELGQPARSVVTTCAYCGVGCSFRAEMRGSELIRMVPNKDGHANHGHSCVKGRFAFGYATHADRITTPMIREKIGDPWRKVSWEEAIAHAASEFKRIQAKHGRGAVGGITSSRCTNEETYLVQKLVRAAFGNNNVDTCARVCHSPTGYGLKATLGESAGTQDFDSVMQADVVLVIGANPTDGHPVFASRLKSRLRAGAKLIVVDPRTIDLVRSPHVAAAHHLKLRPGTNVAVINALAHTIVTEGLANESFVAERCEAQAYAKWKAFIAAERNSPEALEAETGVPAAEVRGAARLYATGGNAAIYYGLGVTEHSQGSTAVIGIANLAMLTGNIGRDGVGVNPLRGQNNVQGACDMGSFPHELPGYRHVSDSVVRELFEASWGVRLDPEPGLRIPNMLDAAVDGSFRGIYIEGEDIAQSDPDTQHVTAALEAMECVVVQDLFLNETAKYAHVFLPGSSFLEKNGTFTNAERRISPVRKVLAPLAGKEDWEITVMLAEALGYPMPYRHPSEIMDEIARLTPTFAGVSYAKLDALGSIQWPCNDAHPAGTPTMHIDEFVRGKGRFLVTEYVPTEERTSRKYPLILTTGRILSQYNVGAQTRRTPNSSWHDEDRLEIHPGDAEMRGVREGDWVGIRSRSGETVLRARVTERVQPGVVYTTFHFPESGANVITTDNSDWATNCPEYKVTAVQVESVTQPSEWQKRFRSFSEHQRELLDNAQVAS